The proteins below come from a single Thermopolyspora flexuosa genomic window:
- the mraY gene encoding phospho-N-acetylmuramoyl-pentapeptide-transferase — MRDILIAGAVALILSIIGTPLAIRIFSRRGIGQNIREEGPSGHHDKRGTPTMGGTVFVLAAILGFAAAHLATWTPPTASAVLVLLLMAGLAVVGFVDDFIKIYKQRSLGLRSGAKALGQLIVGAIFAVLVVRFPNGYGVTPAVPRLSFLRDFGPSIGIVFFTIWVLFLIVGFSNAVNLTDGLDGLASGATCLVLVAYVIIGNWQLRNSCTSMLGKGCYWVRDPLDLAVVAAAVLGALLGFLWWNAPPAKIFMGDTGSLALGGVLAGLAVTTRTQLLLVILAGLCVLITLSVIIQVGFFKMTGRRVFRMAPLQHHFELSGWAETTIVVRFWLISALCVALGLGIFYVEWMPNA; from the coding sequence TTGAGGGACATCCTCATCGCCGGCGCGGTCGCGCTCATCCTGTCGATCATCGGCACGCCGCTCGCGATCCGCATCTTCTCCCGCCGCGGCATCGGCCAGAACATCCGCGAGGAGGGGCCGAGCGGCCACCACGACAAGCGCGGCACCCCCACGATGGGCGGCACCGTGTTCGTGCTCGCCGCGATCCTCGGCTTCGCCGCCGCCCACCTCGCGACCTGGACGCCGCCGACGGCGTCCGCGGTGCTCGTGCTGCTGCTCATGGCCGGGCTCGCGGTCGTCGGCTTCGTCGACGACTTCATCAAGATCTACAAGCAGCGCAGCCTCGGCCTGCGCAGCGGCGCCAAGGCGCTCGGCCAGCTCATCGTCGGCGCGATCTTCGCCGTGCTCGTGGTCCGCTTCCCCAACGGGTACGGCGTGACGCCCGCGGTGCCGCGGCTGTCGTTCCTCCGCGACTTCGGCCCCTCGATCGGGATCGTGTTCTTCACGATCTGGGTGCTCTTCCTGATCGTGGGCTTCTCCAACGCGGTGAACCTCACCGACGGCCTCGACGGGCTCGCCTCGGGCGCCACCTGCCTGGTGCTCGTGGCGTACGTGATCATCGGCAACTGGCAGCTGCGCAACAGCTGCACCAGCATGCTCGGCAAGGGCTGCTACTGGGTGCGCGACCCGCTCGACCTCGCCGTCGTCGCGGCGGCGGTGCTCGGCGCGCTCCTCGGCTTCCTGTGGTGGAACGCGCCGCCGGCGAAGATCTTCATGGGTGACACCGGCTCGCTCGCGCTCGGCGGCGTGCTCGCCGGGCTCGCGGTGACCACCCGCACCCAGCTGCTGCTCGTCATCCTCGCCGGCCTGTGCGTGCTCATCACCCTCTCGGTGATCATCCAGGTCGGGTTCTTCAAGATGACCGGCAGGCGGGTGTTCCGCATGGCGCCGCTGCAGCACCACTTCGAGCTGTCGGGCTGGGCGGAGACCACGATCGTGGTCCGGTTCTGGCTGATCTCCGCGCTCTGCGTCGCCCTCGGCCTCGGCATCTTCTACGTCGAGTGGATGCCGAACGCGTGA
- the murD gene encoding UDP-N-acetylmuramoyl-L-alanine--D-glutamate ligase: MGRESARTVCVAGLGVSGAAAARALAAEGDRVVVVEARDGERQRALAAELAAAGIEVVFGEPSGPPEGTGLVVTSPGWRPDHPFLTAAAAAGVEVIGEVELAWRMRPPAAAPWLAVTGTDGKTTTVRMLAAMLAAAGRKTIAVGNVGAPIVEAVRGPYDVLAVELSSFQLHWSRSLAPRAAAILNVAPDHLDWHGSLEEYVRVKGTLYERAPVIVHNADDEWPTRLAAPYRDRADRRVVGFTLDVPRPGQLGVVEDLLVDRAFTDDPVRNAAELAELADVRPFAPHNVANALAAAALARAYGVPPEAVRQGLRDFKPDPHRIMHVATVDGVDYVDDSKATQAHAAAASLAAYPSIVWIAGGLLKGADVDDLVRRAAPRLRGAVLIGADRAVIRDALARHAPKVPVVEVSADHTDVMDRVVAEAARLAAPGDTVLLAPAGASFDMFSSYIERGEAFARAVRRLPGYREDAPGEEAGDGAHETTGGGRAG; the protein is encoded by the coding sequence GTGGGACGTGAGTCGGCGCGGACGGTGTGCGTCGCCGGGCTGGGGGTGTCGGGCGCCGCCGCCGCCCGCGCGCTCGCCGCCGAGGGCGACCGCGTGGTGGTCGTGGAGGCGCGGGACGGCGAGCGGCAGCGCGCGCTCGCCGCCGAGCTCGCCGCGGCCGGGATCGAGGTCGTCTTCGGCGAGCCGTCCGGGCCGCCGGAGGGCACCGGCCTCGTGGTCACCTCACCGGGCTGGCGGCCGGACCACCCGTTCCTCACCGCCGCCGCGGCCGCGGGCGTCGAGGTGATCGGCGAGGTCGAGCTCGCCTGGCGGATGCGGCCCCCCGCCGCCGCGCCCTGGCTCGCGGTGACCGGCACCGACGGCAAGACCACGACGGTGCGCATGCTCGCCGCCATGCTCGCCGCGGCCGGGCGCAAGACCATCGCGGTGGGCAACGTCGGCGCCCCGATCGTCGAGGCGGTGCGCGGGCCGTACGACGTGCTCGCCGTGGAGCTGTCGAGCTTCCAGCTGCACTGGTCGCGCAGCCTCGCCCCGCGGGCCGCCGCGATCCTCAACGTCGCCCCCGACCACCTCGACTGGCACGGCTCGCTCGAGGAGTACGTCCGGGTCAAGGGCACGCTGTACGAGCGGGCGCCGGTGATCGTGCACAACGCCGACGACGAGTGGCCGACCCGGCTCGCCGCGCCGTACCGGGACCGGGCCGACCGGCGCGTGGTCGGCTTCACCCTCGACGTGCCCCGCCCCGGCCAGCTCGGCGTGGTGGAGGACCTGCTCGTCGACCGGGCGTTCACCGACGACCCGGTGCGCAACGCCGCCGAGCTCGCCGAGCTCGCCGACGTGCGCCCGTTCGCCCCGCACAACGTGGCGAACGCGCTCGCCGCGGCCGCGCTCGCCCGGGCGTACGGCGTGCCGCCCGAGGCGGTGCGGCAGGGGCTGCGCGACTTCAAGCCCGACCCGCACCGGATCATGCACGTGGCCACGGTGGACGGGGTCGACTACGTCGACGACTCCAAGGCCACCCAGGCGCACGCGGCGGCCGCCTCGCTCGCCGCGTACCCGTCGATCGTGTGGATCGCCGGGGGCCTGCTCAAGGGCGCCGACGTCGACGACCTGGTACGGCGGGCCGCCCCGCGGCTGCGCGGCGCGGTGCTGATCGGCGCCGACCGGGCCGTGATCCGTGACGCATTGGCGCGACACGCCCCGAAAGTCCCCGTGGTCGAGGTCTCCGCGGACCACACTGACGTCATGGACCGTGTCGTGGCGGAGGCCGCCCGGCTCGCCGCGCCCGGCGACACCGTGCTGCTCGCCCCCGCCGGGGCGTCGTTCGACATGTTCTCCAGCTACATCGAGCGCGGCGAGGCGTTCGCGCGGGCGGTGCGGCGGCTGCCCGGGTACCGGGAGGACGCACCGGGCGAGGAGGCCGGCGACGGCGCTCACGAGACCACCGGAGGGGGCAGGGCCGGGTGA
- the ftsW gene encoding putative lipid II flippase FtsW, with protein MTEEPPPRARGAAQATRRRPVADPAPAGPAGGRARTRQAASGLRELLNRPLTSYYLVLGCSMLLLALGLLMVLSASSIEAIQETGTPFYWFLKQSISAAIGVPIMWVCSRLPPRFFRLAGYPLMMLSILGLLMVLFVGTSQLGAQRWIDIGPFYLQPSEPAKLGLVLWGADLLARKARRGMIEWRNLLIPLLPGTVILALLVMLGSDLGTTIVLLLIFLALLWVVGVPVRLFAGVMGVAALATGIMIAVEPYRLERIFGFLDPEQNAQGSGYQAMQGRIAMGSGGWFGLGLGSSRQKWAWVPHAESDFIFSIIGEELGLMGTLVVVALFGLLGYAGLRIAVRAGDPFVRLASAAAVAWIVGQAIVNIGAVIGLLPITGIPLPLVSYGGSALLPTLAALGMLLSFAKTEPGAAQALAARGPGPMARALSWLGLSGAVARARRPRGRDPERRARGVKGPT; from the coding sequence GTGACCGAGGAGCCGCCCCCGCGCGCCCGGGGCGCCGCGCAGGCGACCCGGAGGCGACCGGTGGCCGACCCCGCGCCCGCGGGGCCGGCGGGCGGCCGTGCGCGTACCCGCCAGGCGGCCTCCGGGCTGCGCGAGCTGCTCAACCGGCCGCTCACGTCGTACTACCTGGTGCTCGGGTGCAGCATGCTGCTGCTCGCGCTCGGGCTGCTCATGGTGCTGTCGGCGTCGAGCATCGAGGCGATCCAGGAGACCGGGACCCCGTTCTACTGGTTCCTCAAGCAGTCGATCTCGGCCGCGATCGGCGTGCCGATCATGTGGGTGTGCTCCCGGCTGCCGCCCCGGTTCTTCCGGCTCGCCGGCTACCCGCTGATGATGCTGTCGATCCTGGGCCTGCTCATGGTGCTGTTCGTCGGCACCTCCCAGCTCGGCGCGCAGCGGTGGATCGACATCGGCCCGTTCTACCTGCAGCCCTCCGAGCCCGCCAAGCTCGGCCTGGTGCTGTGGGGGGCCGACCTGCTCGCCCGCAAGGCGCGGCGCGGGATGATCGAGTGGCGCAACCTGCTCATCCCGCTGCTGCCCGGCACCGTGATCCTCGCGCTGCTCGTCATGCTCGGCAGCGACCTCGGCACCACGATCGTGCTGCTGCTGATCTTCCTCGCCCTGCTGTGGGTGGTCGGGGTCCCGGTACGGCTGTTCGCGGGGGTGATGGGCGTGGCCGCGCTCGCCACCGGCATAATGATCGCGGTCGAGCCGTACCGGCTGGAGCGCATCTTCGGCTTCCTCGACCCGGAGCAGAACGCCCAGGGCTCGGGCTACCAGGCGATGCAGGGCCGCATCGCGATGGGCTCCGGCGGGTGGTTCGGCCTCGGCCTGGGCAGCAGCCGGCAGAAGTGGGCCTGGGTGCCGCACGCCGAGAGCGACTTCATCTTCTCCATCATCGGCGAGGAGCTCGGGCTCATGGGCACCCTCGTCGTGGTCGCCCTGTTCGGCCTGCTGGGGTACGCCGGGCTGCGCATCGCGGTCCGGGCGGGTGACCCGTTCGTCCGCCTGGCCTCCGCGGCCGCCGTGGCCTGGATCGTGGGGCAGGCGATCGTCAACATCGGCGCGGTGATCGGTTTGCTGCCGATCACGGGGATTCCGCTGCCTTTGGTGTCCTATGGCGGATCCGCGTTGTTGCCGACGCTCGCCGCGCTTGGCATGTTGTTGTCGTTCGCGAAAACGGAGCCGGGCGCGGCGCAGGCCCTCGCCGCCCGCGGGCCCGGCCCGATGGCAAGGGCTCTAAGCTGGCTTGGCCTGAGCGGCGCGGTGGCCAGAGCGCGTCGCCCGCGCGGACGCGATCCGGAAAGACGAGCACGTGGAGTGAAGGGACCGACATGA